Proteins encoded by one window of Xanthomonas sp. DAR 80977:
- the lptM gene encoding LPS translocon maturation chaperone LptM, whose product MSTSSRHPIRIALFGAALLALSGCGNKGPLVMPQKPVPVEAAPATAPDATPPATTDPAGQAQPVDGQQQPVDDSTTTPTDGNE is encoded by the coding sequence ATGAGCACATCGTCCCGTCATCCGATCCGTATCGCCCTGTTCGGCGCCGCTTTGCTGGCGCTGTCCGGGTGCGGCAACAAAGGCCCGCTGGTGATGCCGCAGAAGCCGGTCCCGGTGGAGGCCGCGCCGGCCACCGCGCCCGACGCGACGCCGCCGGCAACCACCGATCCCGCCGGCCAGGCGCAGCCGGTCGATGGCCAGCAGCAGCCGGTCGACGACAGCACCACCACGCCCACCGATGGGAATGAGTGA
- a CDS encoding DUF2252 domain-containing protein — MPTRLPRLLLIGLILAATAGCATAASQRDAWVVQQIRDYNHPYAAQQAELDTKMATMAGSAYAFYRGTDHLFYQDMKTLPASLWTSPQTGYTWLGGDTHLGNFDAARDSSGKAVFKVADFDESHLGQYVWDLRRLAASMVLAGRDNGLSDSDIGSAIETMVGAYLDKIGDFKGSDAEKSFQLGKSNTSGVVAKAIDSADGKSRSSLLGKYTAVSGGKRTFQNLDNLVAVDSATYAAVANAMNGYVASIAASKRYASSYYTIKDVRQKLGSGTGSLGRQRLYVLVEGASSATGDDVILEWKQEAASVVAVAAPSQMPASSYDNHEGERVARTAKAQTLDADVLIGYASVAGVPFYVHEKSPFQEDLDPTALSSAGKLATAATYLGQALASAHALSDQDYDPAVVSYSIDKQIDAAASSKSGLKSELRQFAFDYAAQVQLDWQGFVAAYQAGTPLY, encoded by the coding sequence ATGCCCACCCGCCTGCCGCGCCTGTTGCTGATCGGCCTGATCCTCGCCGCCACCGCCGGCTGCGCCACCGCCGCGAGCCAGCGCGACGCCTGGGTGGTGCAGCAGATCCGCGACTACAACCATCCCTACGCGGCGCAGCAGGCCGAGCTGGACACCAAGATGGCGACGATGGCCGGCAGCGCCTACGCGTTCTACCGCGGCACCGACCATCTGTTCTACCAGGACATGAAGACCCTGCCGGCCTCGCTGTGGACCAGCCCGCAGACCGGCTACACCTGGCTCGGCGGCGACACCCACCTCGGCAACTTCGACGCCGCGCGCGACAGCAGCGGCAAGGCGGTGTTCAAGGTCGCCGACTTCGACGAGAGCCATCTCGGACAGTACGTGTGGGACCTGCGCCGGCTGGCGGCGAGCATGGTCCTGGCCGGGCGCGACAACGGCCTGTCCGACAGCGACATCGGCAGCGCGATCGAGACCATGGTCGGCGCCTACCTGGACAAGATCGGCGACTTCAAGGGCAGCGATGCCGAGAAGAGTTTCCAGCTCGGCAAGAGCAACACCAGCGGCGTGGTGGCCAAGGCCATCGACAGCGCCGACGGCAAGAGCCGCAGTAGCCTGCTGGGCAAATACACCGCGGTCAGCGGCGGCAAGCGCACGTTCCAGAATCTGGACAACCTGGTCGCGGTGGACAGCGCCACCTATGCGGCGGTCGCCAACGCGATGAACGGCTATGTGGCGTCGATCGCGGCATCCAAGCGCTATGCGTCGAGTTACTACACGATCAAGGACGTGCGCCAGAAGCTCGGCTCCGGCACCGGCAGCCTCGGCCGCCAGCGCCTGTACGTGCTGGTCGAAGGCGCGAGCAGCGCGACCGGCGACGACGTGATCCTGGAATGGAAGCAGGAAGCGGCCAGCGTGGTCGCCGTCGCCGCGCCGTCGCAGATGCCTGCTTCCAGCTACGACAACCACGAAGGCGAGCGCGTGGCGCGCACCGCCAAGGCGCAGACCCTGGATGCCGACGTGCTGATCGGCTACGCCAGCGTCGCCGGCGTGCCGTTCTACGTGCACGAGAAATCGCCGTTCCAGGAAGACCTGGACCCGACCGCGCTGAGCAGCGCCGGCAAGCTGGCCACCGCCGCCACCTACCTGGGCCAGGCGCTGGCCTCGGCGCATGCGCTGTCCGACCAGGACTACGACCCGGCGGTGGTGAGCTACAGCATCGACAAGCAGATCGACGCGGCGGCCAGCAGCAAGAGCGGGCTGAAGTCGGAACTGCGCCAGTTCGCGTTCGACTACGCCGCGCAGGTGCAGCTGGACTGGCAGGGATTCGTGGCCGCGTACCAGGCGGGGACGCCGCTCTACTGA
- a CDS encoding DUF484 family protein → MSETQEKIGAHEIAAWLRRHPTFLKQFPDLALTLVVPRDDGPTASLASYQLEVLRDKNRELSRRLSELAANAQVNERLAVRTHQLTLALMRQTSAADSVRAMAASLQEDFQGDLVSIVLLRPLPGLEQAPWLQILAQDDPRLAPFRDCLKDGEPICGRLQPEKQALLYAARIEEVQSTALLPLPGVGLIAVGSHDPNRFYPGMGTLFLRMMGESLVVALQRFA, encoded by the coding sequence ATGAGCGAGACCCAGGAAAAGATCGGCGCGCACGAAATCGCCGCATGGCTGCGCCGCCACCCGACCTTCCTGAAACAGTTCCCCGACCTGGCGCTGACCCTGGTGGTGCCGCGCGACGACGGCCCGACCGCGTCGCTGGCCAGCTACCAGCTGGAAGTGCTGCGCGACAAGAACCGCGAACTGTCGCGGCGCCTGTCCGAGCTGGCCGCCAATGCCCAGGTCAACGAACGCCTGGCGGTGCGCACCCACCAGCTGACCCTGGCGCTGATGCGCCAGACCAGCGCCGCCGACAGCGTGCGCGCGATGGCCGCCTCGCTGCAGGAAGACTTCCAGGGCGACCTGGTCAGCATCGTGCTGCTGCGGCCGCTGCCCGGGCTGGAGCAGGCGCCGTGGCTGCAGATCCTGGCGCAGGACGATCCGCGGCTGGCGCCGTTCCGCGACTGCCTGAAGGACGGCGAGCCGATCTGCGGCCGCCTGCAGCCGGAGAAGCAGGCGCTGCTGTACGCCGCGCGCATCGAGGAAGTGCAGTCCACCGCGCTGCTGCCGCTGCCGGGCGTGGGCCTGATCGCGGTCGGCAGCCACGATCCGAACCGCTTCTATCCCGGCATGGGCACCTTGTTCCTGCGCATGATGGGCGAGTCGCTGGTGGTGGCGTTGCAACGCTTCGCATGA
- the xerC gene encoding tyrosine recombinase XerC has protein sequence MSAHTLDAYRRDLAALAAWAADNAGGEVAALGADQLRHFIAAEHRRGLSPKSLQRRLSACRSFYAWLLKHGQIAASPAAALRAPKAPRKLPQVLDADEAVRLVEVPTDVPLGLRDRALLELFYSSGLRLSELCALRWRDLDFASGLVRVLGKGNKQRLVPVGSHARKALLEWQAETRAAAEAPVFPGRGGAPIGARAVQIRIKQLAGRQGLFKHVHPHMLRHSFASHILESSGDLRGVQELLGHADIATTQIYTHLDFQHLAKVYDAAHPRAKRKS, from the coding sequence ATGTCCGCGCATACCCTGGACGCGTACCGCCGCGACCTGGCCGCGCTGGCGGCGTGGGCGGCGGACAATGCCGGCGGCGAGGTGGCGGCGCTCGGCGCCGACCAGCTGCGCCATTTCATCGCCGCCGAGCACCGCCGCGGGCTGTCGCCGAAGAGCCTGCAGCGGCGCCTGTCGGCGTGCCGCAGTTTCTATGCCTGGTTGCTCAAGCACGGCCAGATCGCCGCCAGCCCGGCCGCGGCGTTGCGTGCGCCGAAGGCGCCGCGCAAGCTGCCGCAGGTGCTGGACGCGGATGAGGCGGTGCGCCTGGTCGAGGTGCCGACCGACGTGCCGCTGGGCCTGCGCGACCGCGCGCTGCTGGAACTGTTCTATTCCTCCGGCCTGCGCCTGAGCGAGCTGTGCGCGCTGCGCTGGCGCGATCTGGATTTCGCCAGCGGCCTGGTCCGCGTGCTCGGCAAGGGCAACAAGCAGCGGCTGGTGCCGGTCGGCTCGCACGCGCGCAAGGCGCTGCTGGAATGGCAGGCGGAGACCAGGGCCGCCGCCGAGGCGCCGGTGTTCCCGGGCCGCGGCGGTGCGCCGATCGGCGCGCGCGCGGTGCAGATCCGGATCAAGCAGCTGGCCGGGCGCCAGGGCCTGTTCAAGCACGTGCATCCGCACATGCTGCGGCACAGCTTCGCCAGCCACATCCTCGAATCCTCCGGCGACCTGCGCGGCGTGCAGGAATTGCTCGGCCACGCCGACATCGCCACCACGCAGATCTACACCCACCTGGATTTCCAGCACCTGGCCAAGGTCTACGACGCCGCGCATCCGCGCGCCAAGCGCAAGTCGTGA
- a CDS encoding YbaN family protein, with the protein MEPPSRFRWAWWLLAYVSLATGIVGIFVPGLPTTVFVLISAYAASRGSERLRRRLLEDPRFGPSIRDWEAHGAVSRRGKWMATLTMAVCALVLLLFVHKPWVQVLAIGCMSCVALWLWLRPEPPPRD; encoded by the coding sequence ATGGAACCCCCTTCCCGTTTCCGCTGGGCCTGGTGGCTGCTGGCCTACGTCAGCCTGGCCACGGGCATCGTCGGCATCTTCGTGCCGGGCTTGCCGACCACGGTGTTCGTGCTGATCTCGGCCTACGCCGCCTCGCGCGGCTCCGAGCGCCTGCGCCGCCGGTTGCTGGAGGATCCGCGTTTCGGTCCCAGCATCCGCGACTGGGAAGCGCACGGCGCGGTCAGCCGCCGCGGCAAGTGGATGGCCACGCTGACCATGGCGGTATGCGCGCTGGTGCTGCTGCTGTTCGTGCACAAACCGTGGGTGCAGGTGCTGGCGATCGGCTGCATGAGCTGCGTGGCGCTGTGGCTGTGGCTGCGCCCGGAGCCGCCGCCGCGCGATTGA
- a CDS encoding S9 family peptidase — MHHRPLLASFLLLMTSPFASALATDATPPHPAKQPHTVTAPFGAARQDDYYWLRDDKRENPQMLAYLNAENAYADQVLKPLKPLEDTLYKEIVGRIKQDDSSVPYRERGYWYYTRFESGKDYPVHARRKGSMDAAEEILLDVNAMAAGKGYFSLGDAVVSQDNRILAWTEDDVGRRQYVVRFKNLGTGEVYADRVPGVSPEVVWADDNKTLFYVENDPETLLTVRVKKHVLGTPAAQDALVYEEKDDSFYMGVGRTRDDKYIVIGVESTVSSEQRYAPAADPQRFTVLAPRERDVEYSADHFDGRWVIRTNWKAKNYALMTAPDGATRRAQWQAWLPYDEKVFIDGFELFDGFTAIAERSDGLERIRLHFADGREDYVKADEPAYSMGLSVNPEPDTPWLRYSYTSLTTPGTTYELNTRTGERKLLKQQPVIGYDASKYQTERVWVTARDGVKVPVSLVYKKGFKKDGTAALYQYAYGSYGMSTDPNFNLPVVSLLDRGVVYAIAHIRGGQEMGRDWYDQGKLLNKKNTFTDFIDVTRGLVKLGYAAPDRVAAAGGSAGGLLMGAVANMAPQDYRVLVAQVPFVDVVTTMLDPSIPLTTNEYDEWGNPEQKTYYDYMLGYSPYDNVTRQAYPALFVGTGLWDSQVQYWEPAKWVAKLREDNTGTRPIVFRVNMEAGHGGKSGRFRRYREQAESYAFMLDQLGVEHAAQ; from the coding sequence ATGCATCACCGTCCCTTGCTAGCGAGCTTCCTCCTGCTCATGACTTCGCCCTTCGCTTCCGCCCTCGCCACCGACGCCACCCCGCCGCACCCGGCCAAGCAGCCGCACACGGTCACCGCGCCGTTCGGCGCCGCCCGCCAGGACGACTATTACTGGCTGCGCGACGACAAGCGCGAAAACCCGCAGATGCTGGCCTATCTCAACGCCGAGAACGCCTATGCCGACCAGGTGCTGAAGCCGCTCAAGCCGCTGGAGGACACGCTGTACAAGGAGATCGTCGGCCGCATCAAGCAGGACGACAGCAGCGTGCCGTACCGCGAGCGCGGCTACTGGTACTACACCCGCTTCGAGAGCGGCAAGGACTACCCGGTGCACGCGCGGCGCAAGGGCAGCATGGACGCGGCCGAGGAAATCCTGCTCGACGTCAACGCGATGGCCGCCGGCAAGGGCTATTTCAGCCTGGGCGATGCGGTGGTCAGCCAGGACAACCGCATCCTGGCCTGGACCGAGGACGACGTCGGCCGCCGCCAGTACGTGGTGCGCTTCAAGAACCTGGGCACCGGCGAGGTCTACGCCGACCGCGTGCCCGGCGTGTCGCCGGAGGTGGTCTGGGCCGACGACAACAAGACCCTGTTCTACGTCGAGAACGATCCGGAAACGCTGCTCACCGTGCGCGTCAAGAAGCACGTGCTGGGCACGCCGGCCGCGCAGGACGCGCTGGTCTACGAGGAGAAGGACGACAGCTTCTACATGGGCGTGGGCCGTACCCGCGACGACAAGTACATCGTCATCGGCGTGGAGAGCACGGTGTCCTCCGAGCAGCGCTATGCGCCGGCCGCCGATCCGCAGCGCTTCACCGTGCTGGCGCCGCGCGAGCGCGACGTCGAGTACAGCGCCGACCATTTCGACGGGCGCTGGGTGATCCGCACCAACTGGAAGGCCAAGAACTACGCGCTGATGACCGCGCCCGACGGCGCCACCAGGCGCGCGCAATGGCAGGCCTGGCTGCCCTACGACGAGAAGGTGTTCATCGACGGCTTCGAGCTGTTCGACGGCTTCACCGCGATCGCCGAGCGTTCCGACGGCCTGGAGCGGATCCGCCTGCACTTCGCCGACGGCAGGGAGGACTACGTCAAGGCCGACGAGCCGGCGTACTCGATGGGCCTGTCGGTCAATCCCGAACCGGATACGCCGTGGCTGCGCTACAGCTACACCTCGCTGACCACGCCGGGCACCACCTACGAACTCAATACCCGCACCGGCGAGCGCAAGCTGCTCAAGCAGCAGCCGGTGATCGGCTACGACGCGAGCAAGTACCAGACCGAGCGCGTGTGGGTGACCGCGCGCGACGGGGTCAAGGTGCCGGTGTCGCTGGTGTACAAGAAGGGCTTCAAGAAGGACGGCACCGCGGCGCTGTACCAGTACGCCTACGGCAGCTACGGCATGTCCACCGATCCCAATTTCAACCTGCCGGTGGTCAGCCTGCTCGACCGCGGCGTGGTCTACGCCATCGCGCACATCCGCGGCGGCCAGGAGATGGGCCGCGACTGGTACGACCAGGGCAAGCTGCTCAACAAGAAGAACACCTTCACCGACTTCATCGACGTGACCCGCGGCCTGGTCAAGCTGGGCTACGCGGCGCCGGACCGCGTCGCCGCGGCCGGCGGCAGCGCCGGCGGGCTGCTGATGGGCGCGGTGGCGAACATGGCGCCGCAGGACTACCGGGTGCTGGTGGCGCAGGTGCCGTTCGTCGACGTGGTCACCACCATGCTCGACCCGAGCATTCCGCTGACCACCAACGAATACGACGAGTGGGGCAATCCCGAGCAGAAGACCTACTACGACTACATGCTCGGCTACTCGCCCTACGACAACGTCACGCGCCAGGCGTATCCGGCGCTGTTCGTCGGCACCGGCCTGTGGGATTCGCAGGTGCAGTACTGGGAGCCGGCGAAGTGGGTGGCCAAGCTGCGCGAGGACAACACCGGCACGCGGCCGATCGTGTTCCGGGTCAACATGGAAGCCGGCCACGGCGGCAAGTCCGGGCGTTTCCGCCGCTACCGCGAGCAGGCCGAGTCGTACGCGTTCATGCTCGACCAGCTGGGCGTGGAGCACGCGGCGCAGTAG
- the dapF gene encoding diaminopimelate epimerase — MSEASAAARLRFSKMQGAGNDFVVLDLRDGTPPPDAELAVRMADRHFGVGCDQLLTIEAPRTAEAVASYRIWNTDGSLAGQCGNGARCVAAWLVRDGAAGSDPFVIDSPFASHRIERGADGQFAVAMGVPRFAPEDVPLVGFPRAREEYVLPLQGGSVRFGAVSMGNPHAVLEVGLVDAAPVERLGPLLQQHASFPDSVNVGFAQVIDRGHVRLRVYERGVGETLACGSGACAAAAVLIQRGRVERDVRVVLPGGELRIRWLHDAEQVVMSGPAAFVFDGEWIR, encoded by the coding sequence ATGAGTGAGGCCAGCGCCGCGGCGCGCCTGCGCTTTTCCAAGATGCAGGGCGCGGGCAACGATTTCGTGGTGCTCGACCTGCGCGACGGCACGCCGCCACCGGACGCCGAGCTGGCGGTGCGCATGGCCGATCGCCATTTCGGCGTCGGTTGCGATCAACTGCTGACCATCGAGGCGCCGCGCACCGCGGAGGCGGTGGCCAGCTACCGCATCTGGAACACCGATGGCAGCCTGGCCGGGCAGTGCGGCAACGGCGCGCGCTGCGTGGCCGCCTGGCTGGTGCGCGACGGCGCCGCCGGCAGCGATCCGTTCGTCATCGACAGTCCGTTCGCCTCGCACCGCATCGAGCGCGGCGCCGACGGCCAGTTCGCGGTGGCGATGGGCGTGCCGCGCTTCGCGCCGGAGGACGTGCCGCTGGTCGGTTTCCCGCGCGCGCGCGAGGAATACGTGCTGCCGCTGCAGGGCGGCAGCGTGCGCTTCGGCGCGGTGTCGATGGGCAACCCGCACGCGGTGCTGGAAGTGGGCCTGGTCGACGCGGCGCCGGTCGAGCGGCTGGGGCCGTTGCTGCAGCAGCATGCGTCCTTCCCCGATTCGGTCAACGTCGGCTTCGCCCAGGTGATCGACCGCGGCCACGTGCGCCTGCGCGTGTACGAGCGCGGCGTCGGCGAGACCCTGGCCTGCGGCAGCGGCGCCTGCGCGGCCGCGGCGGTGCTGATCCAGCGCGGCCGCGTGGAGCGCGACGTGCGCGTGGTCCTGCCCGGCGGCGAGCTGCGCATCCGCTGGCTGCACGACGCGGAGCAGGTGGTGATGTCCGGGCCGGCGGCCTTCGTCTTCGATGGGGAGTGGATCCGATGA
- a CDS encoding DUF3079 domain-containing protein, with protein MFWIKARAAAGADTVRRSAKRGRSMAKPFPLQPAHPERICWGCDRYCAAEDLACGNGSGRVMHPLELQGEDWYLLWGVEPDSAHPGRAKIGGDRQADA; from the coding sequence TTGTTCTGGATCAAGGCGCGCGCCGCCGCGGGCGCGGACACTGTCCGCCGGAGCGCGAAGCGAGGCAGGTCGATGGCAAAACCCTTTCCGTTGCAACCCGCGCATCCCGAGCGGATCTGCTGGGGCTGCGACCGCTACTGCGCGGCGGAGGATCTGGCCTGCGGCAACGGCAGCGGACGCGTCATGCACCCGCTGGAGCTGCAGGGCGAGGACTGGTACCTGCTGTGGGGCGTGGAGCCCGACTCCGCGCACCCGGGCCGCGCGAAGATCGGCGGCGATCGGCAAGCCGATGCTTGA
- the hslV gene encoding ATP-dependent protease subunit HslV: MDPSQNPNVFHATTILSVRRNGHVAVAGDGQVTLGHTVMKGNARKVRRLGRDGQVLAGFAGAAADAFTLFELFEAKLEKHGQLTRAAVELAKDWRTERRLGKLEALLAVADKETSLIISGTGDVIEPEDGIIAIGSGGSYALSAARALLGHTELDAKTIAVEALNIAGDICIYTNRNVVVEEL, encoded by the coding sequence ATGGACCCCAGTCAGAACCCCAACGTTTTCCACGCCACCACGATCCTGTCGGTGCGCCGCAACGGCCATGTCGCCGTGGCCGGCGATGGCCAGGTGACGCTGGGCCATACCGTGATGAAGGGCAATGCGCGCAAGGTGCGCCGGCTCGGCCGCGACGGCCAGGTGCTGGCCGGCTTCGCCGGCGCCGCCGCCGATGCGTTCACCCTGTTCGAACTGTTCGAGGCCAAGCTGGAGAAGCACGGCCAGCTGACCCGCGCGGCGGTGGAACTGGCCAAGGATTGGCGCACCGAGCGCCGCCTGGGCAAGCTCGAGGCGCTGCTGGCGGTGGCCGACAAGGAAACCTCGCTGATCATCAGCGGCACCGGCGACGTGATCGAGCCGGAGGACGGCATCATCGCGATCGGCTCCGGCGGTTCCTACGCGCTGTCGGCGGCGCGCGCGCTGCTCGGCCACACCGAGCTGGACGCCAAGACCATCGCGGTCGAGGCGCTGAACATCGCCGGCGACATCTGCATCTACACCAATCGCAACGTGGTGGTCGAGGAGCTGTGA
- the hslU gene encoding ATP-dependent protease ATPase subunit HslU gives MPNPDTSTMTPREIVQELDRHIVGQHDAKRAVAIALRNRWRRMQLPDALRNEVMPKNILMIGPTGVGKTEIARRLATLANAPFVKVEATRFTEVGYVGKDVEQIVRDLADTAVKLYREQAKVRVRTQAEERAEDRILDALLPRRSAGIGFDPEAARNEPSAQDNDTRSKFRRMLRAGELDEREIELDVAVNVSMDIMTPPGMEEMGQQLRQMFSNLGGSKSQSRKLTIRAARPLLIEEEAGKLVNEEDVRAAAIEACEQHGIVFIDEIDKVAKRGEAGSSGGDVSREGVQRDLLPLVEGSNVSTKYGTVKTDHILFIASGAFHLAKPSDLIPELQGRFPIRVELSALSKDDFIRILTEPKAALSKQYEALLLTEGVTLSFTDDAIDRLAEIAFLVNERQENIGARRLHTVLERLLDTLSFEAPDRDGQSVVVDAAYVNTHLGELVQDPDLSRYIL, from the coding sequence ATGCCCAATCCCGACACCTCAACCATGACCCCGCGCGAGATCGTGCAGGAGCTGGACCGCCACATCGTCGGCCAGCACGACGCCAAGCGCGCGGTGGCGATCGCGCTGCGCAACCGTTGGCGGCGCATGCAGCTGCCCGATGCGCTGCGCAACGAAGTGATGCCCAAGAACATCCTGATGATCGGCCCCACCGGCGTCGGCAAGACCGAGATCGCGCGGCGCCTGGCGACGCTGGCCAACGCGCCGTTCGTCAAGGTCGAGGCCACGCGCTTCACCGAGGTCGGCTACGTCGGCAAGGACGTGGAGCAGATCGTGCGCGACCTGGCCGACACCGCGGTCAAGCTGTACCGCGAGCAGGCCAAGGTGCGCGTGCGCACCCAGGCCGAGGAGCGCGCCGAGGACCGCATCCTCGACGCGCTGCTGCCGCGGCGCAGCGCCGGCATCGGCTTCGATCCGGAAGCCGCGCGCAACGAACCCTCGGCGCAGGACAACGACACCCGCAGCAAGTTCCGGCGCATGCTGCGCGCCGGCGAACTGGACGAGCGCGAGATCGAGCTGGACGTGGCGGTCAACGTCAGCATGGACATCATGACCCCGCCGGGCATGGAGGAAATGGGCCAGCAGCTGCGGCAGATGTTCTCCAACCTGGGCGGCAGCAAGTCGCAGTCGCGCAAGCTGACGATCAGGGCGGCGCGGCCGCTGCTGATCGAGGAAGAGGCCGGCAAGCTGGTCAACGAGGAAGACGTGCGCGCCGCGGCGATCGAGGCCTGCGAGCAGCACGGCATCGTGTTCATCGACGAGATCGACAAGGTCGCCAAGCGCGGCGAGGCCGGCTCGTCCGGCGGCGACGTGTCGCGCGAAGGCGTGCAGCGCGACCTGCTGCCGCTGGTCGAAGGCTCCAACGTCAGCACCAAGTACGGCACGGTCAAGACCGACCACATCCTGTTCATCGCTTCCGGCGCGTTCCACCTGGCCAAGCCCAGCGACCTGATCCCCGAGTTGCAGGGCCGTTTCCCGATCCGGGTCGAGCTGTCGGCGCTGTCCAAGGACGATTTCATCCGCATCCTCACCGAGCCGAAGGCGGCGCTGAGCAAGCAGTACGAAGCGCTGTTGCTGACCGAGGGGGTGACCCTGAGCTTCACCGACGATGCGATCGACCGCCTCGCCGAGATCGCGTTCCTGGTCAACGAGCGCCAGGAGAACATCGGCGCGCGGCGCCTGCACACGGTGCTCGAGCGCCTGCTCGACACGCTGAGCTTCGAGGCGCCGGACCGCGACGGGCAGAGCGTCGTCGTCGATGCCGCGTACGTGAACACGCACCTGGGCGAGCTGGTGCAGGATCCGGACCTGAGCCGCTACATCCTGTAG
- a CDS encoding DUF1624 domain-containing protein has protein sequence MSSASLASPPPSSRLASIDLLRGTVMSLMLLDHVRETFYLQHQIGDPVDVETTAPALFAARLLAHLCAPVFVFLTGLSAWLYAARQPHGRKAAAAFLLKRGLFLIVLELTLVNFAWTFAFPPQVLYLQVIWAIGLSMLALAALLWLPRPLLALLGAALVAGHNLLDGVHVPGDGPLAAAWAVLHDRGWLQLGELRLRTSYPLLPWIGVIALGYAAGPWYGAGTAPAQRQQRLLASGFGALALFHLLRWHNGYGDAPWREQADVAHTAMSFFNLTKYPPSLLFLLLTLGVGLLLLRLYEQPRLARALAPLAAIGAAPMFFYLLHLYVLKLLYLAALAYWGANHGALFGVDRVATLWAIAVVLGVALYWPVAAFARLKARRRDLAWLRYL, from the coding sequence ATGTCTTCCGCGTCCCTCGCTTCTCCCCCGCCCTCCTCGCGCCTGGCCTCGATCGACCTGCTGCGCGGCACCGTGATGTCGCTGATGCTGCTCGACCACGTGCGCGAGACGTTCTATCTGCAGCACCAGATCGGCGATCCGGTGGACGTGGAAACCACCGCGCCGGCGCTGTTCGCGGCGCGCCTGCTGGCGCATCTGTGCGCGCCGGTGTTCGTGTTCCTGACCGGCCTGTCGGCGTGGCTGTACGCGGCGCGGCAACCGCATGGCCGCAAGGCCGCGGCGGCGTTCCTGCTCAAGCGCGGGCTGTTCCTGATCGTGCTGGAACTGACCCTGGTCAACTTCGCCTGGACCTTCGCCTTCCCGCCGCAGGTGCTGTACCTGCAGGTGATCTGGGCGATCGGGTTGAGCATGCTCGCGCTGGCCGCCTTGCTGTGGCTGCCGCGGCCGCTGCTGGCGCTGCTCGGCGCGGCGCTGGTGGCCGGGCACAACCTGCTCGACGGCGTGCACGTGCCCGGCGACGGTCCGCTGGCCGCGGCCTGGGCGGTGCTGCACGACCGTGGTTGGCTGCAACTGGGCGAACTGCGCCTGCGCACCTCGTATCCGCTGCTGCCGTGGATCGGGGTGATCGCGCTGGGCTATGCGGCCGGCCCCTGGTACGGCGCCGGCACCGCGCCGGCGCAACGGCAGCAGCGTCTGCTGGCCAGCGGGTTCGGCGCGCTGGCGCTGTTCCATCTGCTGCGCTGGCACAACGGCTACGGCGACGCGCCATGGCGCGAGCAGGCCGACGTGGCGCACACCGCGATGAGCTTCTTCAACCTGACCAAGTACCCGCCGTCGCTGCTGTTCCTGCTGCTGACCCTGGGCGTGGGCCTGTTGCTGCTGCGCCTGTACGAGCAGCCGCGGCTGGCACGGGCGCTGGCGCCGCTGGCCGCGATCGGCGCGGCGCCGATGTTCTTCTACCTGCTGCACCTGTACGTGCTGAAGCTGCTGTACCTGGCGGCGCTGGCGTACTGGGGCGCCAACCACGGCGCGCTGTTCGGCGTGGACCGCGTGGCGACGCTGTGGGCGATCGCCGTGGTGCTGGGCGTGGCGCTGTACTGGCCGGTGGCGGCGTTCGCGCGGCTGAAGGCACGGCGCCGCGACCTGGCCTGGCTGCGCTATCTCTAG